In the Candidatus Omnitrophota bacterium genome, GAGAAGTCCCCGGCGGAGATCAATCGGATCGTCCGGATCTGTTTCGAGAATTTCGGGCGCGGGATGGTGGAACTGATCTATTACATGTCCCACCCGGCGATGATCAGGGCCAACGTCCAGATCGACGGCAAGGAAAACCTCGAGGCGGCCCTGCGCCAGGGGCGAGGGGTGGTCGTGGTGAGCGCCCACTTCGGGAATTTTCCGCTGATGCTGCTGCGGCTGGTGCAGGAGGGGTACAAGACCAGCGCCATCATCCGCCCGGCGCGCGACCAGGAGATCGAGAAATATTTCCTCCAGGAAAGGGACCGGCTGGGGCTGAACACGATCTACAGCCACCCCCGCAAGGAATGCGTGGACAATTCCATCCGGGCCTTGCGTAACAACGAGCTGGTGTTCATCCCTCTGGACCAGAATTTCGGCAGCGGTGCCGGGGTGTTTGTGGATTTCTTCGGGCAGCAGGCCGCTACGGCCACGGGCCCGGTCGTTTTTGCGCGCAGGACCGGGGCGGCCCTGGTGCCGATGTTCATTGTGCGCGAAGGGGAGGACCGCCACCGGATCATCATCGAGCCGGCCATGCCGCTGGAGGAAAAGGCGGACGACGAGGCGATGCTCGTCGCCAATGTCGCGAAGATCACAAAAATCATTGAGACGTATGTTCGAAGATATCCGCACGAGTGGGGCTGGATGCACCGGCGCTGGAAGTGCCAGCCGGCCGTCCAGAACGCCGCCGCCGCGTGAAGGGAGCGAGGACCGATGTCGATTGATAAAACCGTGAAGTCGAGCAAGGCGCTTTTGTTTCTGATCGGCGGCTGTTTTGTCATCCTGGGGATCACTTTGACCCTGGTGTGGTGGAACGACGTGGTACTGATTTTCCGCGGCCTGATCGGCATCCTCATCGCCGTGGGGGGCATGCTGGTGCTTTACATGGTCAAGGAATAGCGCCCGTTTCTCTCCGGAAAAGGATTTGCGTCATGGGTTCTTTGATGAAGGAGAAGCGGATCCGCCTTGTGATCTTTGACCTGG is a window encoding:
- a CDS encoding lysophospholipid acyltransferase family protein, which translates into the protein MTFKDRIKIFNRGLARNALYVSSWLINRLPYPLFKAIMHFFITVGFLFTVRQKRIARESLRIAFGKEKSPAEINRIVRICFENFGRGMVELIYYMSHPAMIRANVQIDGKENLEAALRQGRGVVVVSAHFGNFPLMLLRLVQEGYKTSAIIRPARDQEIEKYFLQERDRLGLNTIYSHPRKECVDNSIRALRNNELVFIPLDQNFGSGAGVFVDFFGQQAATATGPVVFARRTGAALVPMFIVREGEDRHRIIIEPAMPLEEKADDEAMLVANVAKITKIIETYVRRYPHEWGWMHRRWKCQPAVQNAAAA